From one Luteipulveratus mongoliensis genomic stretch:
- a CDS encoding acyl carrier protein yields MNESPTAPATDTLAQVRDLLVETLGIQGDSITASTELFGSMPELDSLAIVQVATEIENQFGFEVDDEDITGDVFETVGSLTAYVDSHRP; encoded by the coding sequence ATGAACGAAAGCCCGACGGCGCCAGCCACCGACACACTCGCGCAGGTGCGCGACCTGCTCGTGGAGACACTGGGCATCCAAGGGGACAGCATCACGGCGTCGACCGAGCTGTTCGGCAGCATGCCGGAGCTCGACTCGCTCGCCATCGTGCAGGTCGCCACGGAGATCGAGAACCAGTTCGGCTTCGAGGTCGACGACGAGGACATCACCGGCGATGTCTTCGAGACGGTCGGCAGCCTGACGGCGTACGTCGACTCGCACCGCCCCTGA
- a CDS encoding glycosyltransferase family 2 protein, which produces MTSRPEVTVVVVTYNSADLLPDLVASFPAGLEGVEARIVFVDNDSHDGSAEAAARLLPSAKVVETGRNGGYAAGINAGVAALGTADAVLILNADVRLGEGCVRELLRGLEVPGTGIAVPRLTNRHGELNHSMRREPGALRTLAETAVGARRLGRLWDVGEFVYDETRYDNEAITDWAEGSTQLISAECWAACGPWDESFFLYSEETEYGLRARDAGFVTRYVPTAHAVHLEGGSDSNPGMWALLSRNKVLLYRRRHGPVSSSMFYAFVVGREATRSALGHPTSRAALRMLLSRRRMREPAGPHSLRV; this is translated from the coding sequence ATGACCAGTCGCCCGGAGGTGACGGTCGTCGTCGTCACCTACAACAGCGCCGACCTCTTGCCCGACCTCGTCGCGTCCTTCCCCGCTGGCCTCGAGGGTGTCGAGGCGCGAATCGTGTTCGTGGACAACGACTCTCACGATGGATCAGCCGAGGCCGCCGCTCGGCTCCTGCCCTCAGCGAAGGTCGTCGAGACCGGACGTAATGGGGGCTACGCGGCCGGGATCAATGCCGGCGTAGCAGCGCTCGGCACCGCGGACGCCGTGCTCATTCTCAACGCCGACGTACGGCTCGGTGAGGGGTGCGTACGCGAGCTGCTTCGGGGTCTCGAGGTCCCGGGCACCGGCATCGCGGTGCCCCGGCTGACCAACCGCCACGGCGAGCTCAACCACTCCATGCGCCGCGAGCCGGGCGCGCTGCGCACCCTGGCGGAGACCGCGGTCGGCGCGCGCCGGCTCGGCCGCCTGTGGGACGTCGGCGAGTTCGTCTACGACGAGACGCGCTACGACAACGAGGCCATCACCGACTGGGCGGAGGGCTCGACGCAGCTCATCAGCGCTGAGTGCTGGGCCGCGTGCGGCCCGTGGGACGAGTCGTTCTTCCTGTACTCCGAGGAGACGGAGTACGGCCTCCGCGCGCGCGACGCAGGGTTCGTCACCCGCTACGTACCGACCGCTCATGCCGTCCACCTTGAGGGCGGCTCGGACTCCAACCCGGGCATGTGGGCGTTGCTGTCTCGCAACAAGGTGCTGCTCTACCGGCGCCGGCACGGACCCGTGTCGTCCTCGATGTTCTACGCCTTCGTCGTGGGTCGTGAGGCGACGCGTTCAGCGCTCGGCCACCCCACGAGTCGGGCTGCGCTGCGCATGCTGCTCAGCCGGCGTCGTATGCGTGAGCCCGCCGGCCCGCACTCATTGCGCGTGTGA
- a CDS encoding polysaccharide deacetylase family protein has translation MTSQTLPPGREVQVCFHGIGRPGRTLEPDEDWYWVSADQFQRLLDEICDWPLTRLSFDDGNSSDIELALPALVERGLHASFFVLAGRLDQPGSLGRDDVKALVDAGMEVGNHGWTHTPWPDVAPADLGLEIDDARVALSEAAGTPVRNAALPLGRYNRRVLGRVRASDYRSLSTSDCRVARPSAWLVPRFSVRSSDTPDVLRDRVEAAARNPRRTALAANGIRKRWL, from the coding sequence ATGACCTCGCAGACGCTGCCGCCGGGACGTGAGGTGCAGGTGTGCTTCCACGGGATCGGTCGGCCGGGACGGACCTTGGAGCCGGACGAGGACTGGTACTGGGTGTCGGCAGACCAGTTCCAGCGGCTGCTCGATGAGATCTGCGACTGGCCGCTCACCCGGCTCAGCTTCGACGACGGCAACAGCTCGGACATTGAGCTGGCGCTGCCGGCGCTGGTCGAGCGTGGTCTGCACGCTTCCTTCTTCGTGCTCGCAGGACGCCTCGACCAGCCGGGCAGCCTGGGCAGGGACGACGTCAAGGCGCTGGTCGACGCGGGCATGGAGGTCGGCAACCACGGCTGGACCCACACACCCTGGCCCGACGTGGCGCCGGCCGACCTCGGCCTGGAGATCGATGACGCACGGGTCGCGTTGTCCGAGGCGGCAGGGACGCCGGTACGGAACGCAGCGCTCCCGCTCGGCAGGTACAACCGTCGGGTGCTCGGTCGGGTTCGGGCCAGCGACTATCGCTCGTTGTCGACCAGTGACTGTCGAGTGGCCCGGCCGTCGGCCTGGTTGGTGCCACGGTTCAGCGTTCGAAGCAGTGACACACCTGACGTGCTGCGGGACCGCGTCGAAGCGGCGGCGCGCAATCCCAGACGAACAGCGTTGGCAGCCAACGGGATTCGCAAGCGGTGGCTCTGA
- a CDS encoding AMP-binding protein gives MNELAEQVLAVPRSDVLIADRSGGLSLAEARQDASDLVTEIRAASSVVRPTVAVRLPLGSRAALCLTTAILHDLTVVFLDPAWPDERTKAVLTAVRPHVVIDQEGVRAGDSDGAATELVSGYLAMTSGSTGAAPKGVLAPWASVSRFVAAGAAELELDAAAVWAEPTPLSYDMAITNVLLALASGAQLQLGSTADGLRPLRFATRVGATHVRLAPRSVELAVAERRSAPPSLRVWGSGGDRLRTSHVRAVHELGIPAVVNTYGTSETIGFASAARLLTGADVPEHEGVVTVGDGRVGDWSVQLDSDQLLAIHSEWAPGGYRFGGQDGDGYPRWSSTGGVVTGDIGVHDGTNFFCLGRSGRRVKRHGIFIDLDYVDDLLERAHGVASFTFQDPSGRLLTIAEIDADRVTNVRKALAEVVTSEQLPESLIPVARVPRLANGKVDQRQARELGASEA, from the coding sequence ATGAATGAGCTCGCCGAGCAGGTGCTCGCGGTGCCGCGATCCGATGTGCTGATCGCTGATCGTTCTGGGGGTCTGTCGCTCGCGGAGGCCCGTCAGGATGCGTCCGATCTGGTGACCGAGATCCGAGCCGCGAGCTCCGTCGTACGCCCGACCGTGGCGGTCCGCCTCCCGCTCGGTTCTCGTGCCGCACTCTGCCTGACCACGGCGATCCTGCACGACCTCACGGTGGTGTTCCTCGATCCGGCTTGGCCGGACGAGCGGACCAAGGCCGTACTCACTGCCGTACGCCCGCACGTCGTCATCGATCAGGAAGGCGTCCGAGCCGGTGACAGCGACGGGGCGGCGACGGAGCTGGTGTCCGGCTACCTGGCCATGACCAGCGGGTCGACCGGCGCCGCTCCGAAGGGCGTCCTGGCGCCCTGGGCCAGCGTGTCCCGCTTCGTTGCGGCCGGTGCTGCTGAGCTCGAGCTGGACGCAGCGGCGGTGTGGGCCGAGCCAACGCCGTTGTCATACGACATGGCGATCACCAACGTCCTGCTCGCCCTCGCCTCCGGTGCGCAGCTGCAGCTCGGCTCCACGGCCGACGGCCTTCGGCCCCTGCGTTTTGCCACGCGCGTGGGCGCAACGCACGTCCGGCTCGCGCCGCGAAGCGTGGAACTCGCTGTGGCAGAACGCCGTTCGGCTCCACCATCCCTTCGCGTCTGGGGCAGCGGCGGCGACAGGTTGCGTACGTCGCACGTGCGCGCTGTGCATGAGCTCGGCATCCCAGCCGTGGTCAACACCTACGGCACGAGCGAGACGATCGGCTTCGCGAGCGCGGCTCGACTGCTCACCGGGGCGGACGTACCTGAGCACGAGGGAGTCGTCACGGTCGGCGACGGCCGAGTCGGCGACTGGTCGGTGCAGCTGGACTCCGATCAGCTGCTCGCCATCCACAGCGAGTGGGCGCCCGGGGGCTATCGATTCGGCGGTCAGGACGGTGACGGGTATCCGCGCTGGTCCAGCACGGGTGGTGTCGTCACCGGTGACATCGGTGTGCACGACGGAACGAACTTCTTCTGCCTCGGCCGCTCCGGGCGTCGCGTGAAACGGCACGGGATCTTCATCGACCTCGACTACGTGGACGACCTGCTCGAGCGTGCGCACGGCGTCGCGTCGTTCACGTTCCAGGACCCGTCAGGACGGTTGCTGACGATCGCCGAGATCGACGCCGACCGGGTCACGAACGTCCGGAAGGCGCTCGCCGAGGTGGTCACCTCCGAGCAGCTGCCCGAGTCCTTGATCCCCGTGGCCCGCGTGCCGCGTCTGGCCAACGGCAAGGTGGACCAGCGTCAGGCCCGGGAGCTCGGAGCCAGCGAGGCGTGA
- a CDS encoding glycosyltransferase, with amino-acid sequence MQPSDVVDGPPSEVVMALGFSTWGDARRRDFGFSPDRMARALLEDPDIADVTVVDAFRSRLGRAKNWRQPRAEGFPHGPDRRIVHPLRWARRDPLGQERVVRHYRSLDRRLATLGRRRSAAPVLVTCHPVHAAVADRSVWRDVVYYAWDDWLSYPLMTQWRPVTAWAYSRMAAQRTNVIGVTPAIIDRIGSERSTVIPNGVDVSEVRDLPAPPAWFDQLRRPVAFYSGSLQQRVDTDAIAAAARDLPDWDFCLVGPMVDPRPFDQLAAVPNVHIHERVPRAEVLAMAAAASVCLVPHRRTEMTVAMSPLKLYEYAAVGTPIVATDLPSIRGVTDRMVLVEPGAPQAAAILAAAQMPPADQASLWQWRLQHDWSNRYVAWRAAALSTDAARTSTYRREGATGSGGDA; translated from the coding sequence ATGCAACCGTCTGACGTCGTGGACGGACCTCCGAGCGAGGTCGTCATGGCCCTCGGGTTCAGCACGTGGGGCGACGCGCGCCGGCGCGACTTCGGCTTCTCGCCCGACCGCATGGCTCGGGCACTGCTTGAGGATCCCGACATCGCAGACGTGACTGTTGTGGACGCGTTTCGCAGCCGGCTCGGACGGGCCAAGAACTGGCGTCAACCACGTGCCGAAGGCTTTCCGCACGGCCCGGACCGCCGCATCGTCCATCCGTTGCGATGGGCCCGCCGAGACCCGCTGGGTCAGGAGCGCGTCGTACGCCACTACCGCAGTCTCGATCGGCGGCTGGCGACGCTCGGGCGACGCCGGTCGGCGGCTCCGGTGCTCGTCACCTGTCATCCGGTCCATGCAGCCGTCGCCGACCGGTCGGTCTGGCGCGACGTCGTCTACTACGCCTGGGACGACTGGCTGTCCTACCCGCTCATGACGCAGTGGCGTCCGGTGACGGCCTGGGCCTACAGCAGGATGGCTGCGCAGCGGACCAACGTCATCGGCGTGACGCCGGCGATCATCGACCGCATCGGGTCCGAGCGCAGCACCGTCATCCCCAACGGTGTCGACGTGTCGGAGGTCCGCGACCTGCCCGCCCCGCCTGCATGGTTCGACCAGCTGCGCCGACCCGTCGCTTTCTACTCCGGGTCACTCCAGCAACGGGTGGACACCGATGCCATCGCTGCTGCCGCCCGCGATCTGCCCGACTGGGACTTCTGTCTGGTCGGACCGATGGTCGACCCTCGGCCGTTCGACCAGCTGGCGGCTGTCCCCAACGTGCACATCCATGAGCGAGTGCCCCGCGCTGAGGTGCTCGCCATGGCCGCGGCCGCGTCGGTGTGCCTGGTGCCCCATCGACGCACCGAGATGACCGTCGCCATGAGCCCCCTCAAGCTCTACGAGTACGCCGCGGTCGGGACGCCGATCGTCGCCACCGACCTGCCGTCGATCCGCGGCGTCACCGATCGGATGGTGCTGGTCGAGCCAGGCGCCCCGCAGGCCGCCGCGATCCTCGCTGCCGCACAGATGCCGCCTGCCGACCAAGCCTCGCTGTGGCAGTGGCGATTGCAGCACGACTGGAGCAACCGTTACGTGGCGTGGCGGGCCGCCGCGCTCAGCACCGACGCAGCGCGAACATCGACCTACCGTCGCGAGGGCGCGACCGGCTCAGGAGGAGACGCATGA
- a CDS encoding glycosyltransferase has translation MSGANGASGPTLLVASTGGHLEQLMRLRHRLRPLADEVEWVTADDPQSRSLLEGETVHFLRYVAPRHGEVMLANVPPADRLLRRGGYARVVTTGAAMALSVLLPASARRIPCHWIESSARATGPSLTGRLASRLPGMQLYAQYPSWATGRWNFQGSVFDDYTSVPAPGVAAGNIKKVVVTFGTMRTYGFRRAAEAVLRLLPEIVADNADVLWQVGYTDVSDLPIDGRQSMPAEELRAAVREADLVIAHAGVGSALTALDAGRVPVLLTRRQAYDEHVDDHQQMIADELARRDLAVSCDPDQLTVEHLMAAAGLAATRRSSSAPFTLVETPRRHR, from the coding sequence ATGTCGGGGGCGAATGGGGCGAGCGGCCCGACACTGCTGGTCGCCTCCACGGGGGGCCATCTCGAACAGCTGATGCGGCTGCGCCATCGGCTGCGCCCGCTCGCTGACGAGGTCGAGTGGGTGACGGCCGACGACCCGCAGTCACGGTCCCTCCTCGAGGGCGAGACCGTGCACTTCCTCCGCTACGTCGCGCCGCGCCACGGCGAAGTCATGCTCGCCAACGTCCCACCGGCCGACCGGCTGCTGCGTCGCGGAGGCTACGCACGGGTCGTCACCACAGGCGCCGCCATGGCGCTGTCCGTCCTCCTGCCCGCGAGCGCTCGACGGATCCCGTGCCACTGGATCGAGAGCTCCGCCCGCGCCACCGGGCCGAGCCTCACGGGGCGCCTCGCCTCCCGCCTCCCCGGCATGCAGCTCTACGCCCAGTACCCCTCGTGGGCGACCGGTCGCTGGAACTTCCAAGGCAGCGTCTTCGACGACTACACCAGCGTGCCGGCACCCGGAGTGGCCGCAGGCAACATCAAGAAGGTGGTCGTCACCTTCGGGACCATGCGCACGTACGGCTTCCGCCGGGCTGCGGAGGCGGTGCTGCGTCTCCTGCCGGAGATCGTTGCCGACAATGCGGACGTGCTGTGGCAGGTCGGCTACACCGACGTGTCAGATCTCCCGATCGACGGTCGTCAGAGCATGCCCGCCGAGGAGCTGCGCGCCGCGGTCCGGGAGGCCGATCTCGTCATCGCGCACGCCGGCGTGGGTTCGGCGCTGACGGCGCTCGACGCCGGTCGCGTGCCCGTGCTCCTGACCCGGCGTCAGGCGTACGACGAGCATGTCGATGACCATCAGCAGATGATCGCTGACGAGCTGGCCCGCCGGGATCTGGCGGTCAGCTGTGATCCCGATCAGCTGACCGTCGAGCACCTCATGGCGGCAGCCGGGCTGGCGGCGACCCGCCGTTCGTCGAGCGCGCCGTTCACCCTGGTCGAGACACCACGTCGTCACAGATAG
- a CDS encoding glycosyltransferase, with translation MVSVLIAAHNEGHTIGPCLDRLLGDGRDTHLDVVVAANGCSDDTADQARRRGVTVVDLPSPGKAAALNAAEARATGFPRVYLDADISLSSADLRLLIAPLDRVGAHGTVVLAAVPRRAIDAHGATRPVRMYFDINARHPAYRDGLFGRGAIAISEKGRRRFTEFPLLVADDLFLDSQFSAAEKVEVAQVESVVETPRTVPDLLRRLARVRRGNSELRSAESEGDVRPRSSLSWLSAEVRRQPGLAPSAMVYVGLTLAAQVQARLARPGWGTTRTAPDSVVPT, from the coding sequence GTGGTCTCGGTCCTGATTGCTGCACACAACGAGGGGCACACCATCGGGCCGTGCCTCGATCGCCTGCTGGGCGACGGGCGTGACACGCACCTGGACGTGGTCGTGGCGGCCAACGGGTGCAGCGACGACACCGCCGACCAGGCACGCCGCCGCGGGGTCACCGTGGTGGACCTGCCCAGTCCCGGCAAGGCTGCGGCGCTCAATGCCGCGGAGGCGCGAGCGACCGGCTTTCCGAGGGTTTACCTCGATGCGGACATCTCGCTGAGCAGTGCTGACCTCCGTCTTCTCATCGCCCCTCTCGATCGCGTCGGAGCGCACGGCACGGTCGTCCTTGCCGCCGTTCCGAGGCGGGCGATCGACGCGCACGGGGCGACGCGTCCCGTACGGATGTACTTCGACATCAACGCCCGTCACCCCGCCTACCGGGACGGGCTGTTCGGCCGCGGTGCGATCGCGATCTCGGAGAAGGGCCGCCGTCGGTTCACCGAGTTCCCGCTGCTCGTCGCCGATGACCTGTTCCTGGACTCGCAGTTCTCGGCGGCGGAGAAGGTCGAGGTCGCGCAGGTCGAGAGCGTGGTTGAGACCCCGCGCACGGTCCCTGACCTCCTCCGGCGCCTGGCGCGGGTGCGCCGCGGCAACAGCGAGCTGCGGTCCGCCGAGTCCGAGGGGGACGTACGGCCTCGGTCGTCCCTCAGCTGGCTGTCCGCCGAGGTCCGCCGGCAACCCGGCCTGGCCCCGAGCGCAATGGTGTACGTCGGGCTCACGTTGGCCGCCCAGGTCCAGGCCCGCCTGGCCCGGCCAGGCTGGGGTACGACCCGTACGGCACCTGACTCGGTCGTACCGACATGA
- a CDS encoding pyridoxal-dependent decarboxylase, exosortase A system-associated encodes MTTAPSSPHPGVATLVDRFGATDGTLTVGGIPVDRLAARVGSTPFFAYDRAQITQRVAELRAALPSDVELSYAMKANPMPALVQHARTVLDCLDVASGGELRVALDTGIDPGDISFAGPGKTVDELTQAVAAGVLIELESELEARRALDAGDRVGVRPRVAVRVNPSFEVKGSGMRMGGGPQQFGVDEEDVPALLAQLRDTDLDVEGFHVFSGSQNLRAEILTTAQELTVDLVLRLSEHLDQPARYVNLGGGFGIPYYAKEAPLDLAQVGDGLRRIMAERLRPQLPDARVLLELGRYIVGEAGVYVTRVVDSKVSRGQRFLIVDGGMHHQLAASGNFGQVIRRNYPLVIGTDLSAGDVETNVVGCLCTPLDLLGDRVPLPDAEVGDLVVVFQAGAYGLTASPTAFLSHPTPVEVLV; translated from the coding sequence GTGACTACAGCCCCGAGCTCGCCGCACCCTGGTGTGGCCACCCTGGTCGACCGGTTCGGCGCAACCGACGGCACGCTCACGGTCGGTGGCATCCCGGTCGACCGGCTTGCCGCGCGCGTCGGCAGCACGCCCTTCTTCGCGTACGACCGCGCTCAGATCACCCAGCGCGTGGCCGAGCTGCGGGCCGCGCTGCCCTCGGATGTCGAGCTGTCCTATGCGATGAAGGCCAACCCGATGCCAGCGCTGGTGCAGCACGCGCGCACGGTCTTGGACTGCCTCGACGTCGCATCGGGCGGCGAGCTGCGGGTAGCGCTCGACACGGGCATCGATCCTGGCGACATCAGCTTTGCCGGGCCGGGCAAGACGGTCGATGAGCTGACCCAGGCCGTCGCGGCAGGCGTACTCATCGAGCTCGAGTCCGAGCTCGAGGCGCGACGTGCGCTGGACGCCGGAGACCGCGTCGGCGTACGACCTCGGGTCGCCGTACGCGTCAACCCGTCCTTCGAGGTCAAGGGCTCGGGCATGCGGATGGGCGGCGGCCCGCAGCAGTTCGGAGTCGACGAGGAGGACGTACCCGCCCTGCTCGCTCAGCTGCGCGACACGGATCTCGACGTCGAGGGCTTCCACGTGTTCTCCGGCTCGCAAAACCTTCGCGCGGAGATTCTGACCACCGCACAGGAGCTCACCGTCGACCTCGTCCTCCGACTGTCGGAGCACCTGGACCAGCCTGCGCGATACGTGAATCTCGGTGGTGGCTTTGGGATTCCGTACTACGCCAAGGAGGCGCCGCTCGACCTGGCACAGGTTGGCGACGGCCTGCGACGGATCATGGCGGAGCGGCTGCGACCCCAGCTGCCAGACGCCCGCGTGCTGCTCGAGCTCGGCCGCTACATCGTGGGCGAGGCGGGCGTCTACGTCACGCGCGTGGTCGACAGCAAGGTGTCACGCGGCCAGCGGTTCCTGATCGTGGACGGCGGGATGCACCACCAGCTCGCCGCATCCGGCAACTTCGGCCAGGTGATCCGTCGCAACTACCCGCTCGTGATCGGGACCGACCTGTCGGCGGGCGACGTCGAGACCAACGTGGTCGGTTGTCTCTGTACGCCGCTGGACCTGCTCGGGGACCGCGTTCCCCTGCCCGACGCCGAGGTCGGCGACCTCGTGGTGGTCTTCCAGGCCGGCGCCTACGGTCTGACCGCCAGCCCCACCGCATTCCTCAGTCACCCGACTCCCGTGGAGGTCTTGGTATGA
- the pth gene encoding aminoacyl-tRNA hydrolase, whose translation MDTWLVIGLGNPGTTYAGNRHNVGAMVVDELVRRSGANLRAHKSRARAAEIRLGTLPGGVPGPKAVVAVPSTYMNESGGPVAGLMQFFKVPAERLIVVHDELDIDFAQLRLKRGGGEGGHNGLRSITRSTGTKDYLRVRVGIGRPPGRMDPAAYVLKDFSSSERPELDFLLPDAADAVEQLVHVGLTAAQNVIHAR comes from the coding sequence GTGGACACATGGTTGGTGATCGGGCTGGGCAACCCGGGGACGACGTACGCAGGCAATCGCCACAACGTCGGCGCGATGGTCGTCGATGAGCTCGTACGCCGGTCAGGCGCCAACCTGCGCGCCCACAAGTCCCGGGCCCGCGCGGCGGAGATCCGGCTCGGCACTCTCCCCGGCGGCGTACCTGGCCCGAAGGCCGTGGTCGCCGTGCCGTCCACCTACATGAACGAGTCCGGTGGTCCGGTGGCCGGGCTGATGCAGTTCTTCAAGGTCCCGGCGGAGCGGCTCATCGTGGTGCACGACGAGCTCGACATCGACTTCGCCCAGCTGCGGCTCAAGCGTGGTGGCGGCGAGGGCGGTCACAACGGCCTCCGCTCGATCACCCGCTCGACCGGGACCAAGGACTATCTGCGGGTGCGCGTCGGGATCGGCCGGCCGCCCGGTCGCATGGATCCCGCGGCGTACGTCCTCAAGGACTTCTCCTCCAGCGAGCGTCCCGAGCTGGACTTCCTGCTGCCTGATGCCGCGGATGCGGTGGAGCAGCTGGTGCACGTCGGCCTGACCGCGGCACAAAATGTCATTCACGCTCGATGA
- a CDS encoding glycosyltransferase family 2 protein, which translates to MDVSVIVPVYNGLPELQDQLEALSRQTFDGEWELLLVDNASTDGTFDAAQEWVGRLPLRCLRATDRQGPSYARNVGARHAQGEWLAFCDADDVADPAWLERLYAAREGADMVSGAMGVAELNPPWTVLARGPSAVWDELPEGPCDYLPFARSCNVLVRRSAFEALDGFDESLPFLEDVDLSWRGQLAGWTLAVAPTALIHYRYRPTPMGVYRQMANYEGAEVLLYQRFRSQGAQRRPAAVVARKVGWLVVRAPYPLLGPRRRYVWFTMLGGMVGRARGSVRYRTLYL; encoded by the coding sequence GTGGATGTCAGCGTGATCGTTCCGGTCTACAACGGCCTTCCCGAGCTCCAGGACCAGCTCGAGGCGCTGTCTCGCCAGACCTTCGATGGTGAGTGGGAGCTCCTCCTCGTCGACAACGCGAGCACGGACGGCACGTTCGACGCGGCGCAGGAGTGGGTCGGAAGGCTCCCGCTGCGCTGCTTGCGCGCGACCGACAGGCAGGGACCGTCGTACGCCCGCAACGTCGGGGCGCGTCACGCCCAGGGTGAGTGGCTCGCCTTCTGCGACGCCGACGATGTCGCGGACCCGGCTTGGCTCGAGCGTCTGTACGCCGCGCGCGAGGGCGCGGACATGGTGTCCGGGGCGATGGGAGTCGCCGAGCTCAACCCACCGTGGACGGTGCTGGCTCGCGGACCGTCGGCGGTGTGGGACGAGCTGCCGGAGGGACCGTGCGACTACCTCCCGTTCGCGCGGTCCTGCAATGTGCTCGTGCGGCGCTCGGCGTTTGAGGCGCTGGATGGATTCGACGAGAGCCTGCCGTTCCTCGAGGACGTCGATCTGTCATGGCGCGGCCAGCTGGCGGGCTGGACACTCGCGGTCGCGCCCACAGCCCTCATCCACTACCGCTACCGCCCGACGCCGATGGGTGTCTACCGGCAGATGGCCAACTACGAAGGCGCGGAAGTCCTTCTGTACCAACGCTTTCGGAGCCAGGGTGCCCAACGCCGGCCCGCGGCAGTCGTCGCTCGCAAGGTCGGGTGGCTTGTGGTCCGAGCGCCCTATCCGCTGCTCGGTCCGCGTCGTCGATACGTCTGGTTCACGATGCTCGGCGGCATGGTCGGGCGTGCGCGGGGGAGTGTCCGCTATCGCACGCTCTATCTGTGA